One region of Culex pipiens pallens isolate TS chromosome 2, TS_CPP_V2, whole genome shotgun sequence genomic DNA includes:
- the LOC120431973 gene encoding ATP-citrate synthase-like: MGKDQKVGNATGKLRNFIIEPFVPHKDNEEAYVCIYSHRTADTILFYHQGGVDIGDVDAKALKLEVPVGTDVTAESIEKVLLTEVAAGKKKRIASFVYNLYKLYVDLYFTYLEINPLVVTDSAIYILDLAAKVDATADFICRPKWGEIDYPPPFGRDAYPEEAYIADLDAKSGASLKLTILNRNGRIWTMVAGGGASVIYSDTICDLGGASELANYGEYSGAPSEQQTYEYAKTILSLMTSSPKHKDGKVLITGGGIANFTNVAATFSGIITALREFQQRLIEHNVSIFVRRAGPNYQEGLRKMREIGSTLGIPLYVFGPETHMTAICGMALGRKAIPKSCNVHFATANFLLPGGQQAADAAKKASGAGSSSDAVNVATPTTPTVAAPATTPTATTPTSSANNGASGASSVKYAHAKVGSGEYQRMFSKGTKALVWGMQTRAVQSMLDFDFICRRDEPSVVAMVYPFTGYHKQKFYWGHKEVLIPVYSKMSDAINKHKEADVLVNFASLRSAYDSSVEVLDYPQIRTIAIIAEGIPENLTRKLNVAARSKNVSIIGPATVGGVKPGCFKIGNTGGMLDNILHSKLYRPGSVAYVSRSGGMSNELNNIISLTTDGVFEGVAIGGDRYPGTTFMDHILRYQADPDAKMLVLLGEVGGVEEYEVCEALQDGRITKPLIAWCIGTCAGMFTSEVQFGHAGSCANSDRETATAKNKSLAAAGAHVPDSFDTLGDLIGSVYGDLVKSGVIVPAEEVPPPTVPMDYSWARELGLIRKPASFMTSICDERGQELLYAGMPISDVLQKNVGIGGVVSLLWFQRCLPPYVCKFFEMCLMVTADHGPAVSGAHNTIVCARAGKDLVSSVVSGLLTIGDRFGGALDGAAKQFSEAYDSNLHPMEFVNSMRKKGQLIMGIGHRVKSINNPDIRVKIIKEFVMENFPAKPLLEYALEVEKITTSKKPNLILNVDGVIATSFVDMLRNCGSFTSEEAQEYINIGAINSLFVLGRSVGFIGHYMDQKRLKQGLYRHPWDDISYVLPEQYN; encoded by the exons ATGGGCAAGGACCAGAAGGTGGGCAACGCGACCGGCAAGCTGCGCAACTTTATCATCGAGCCGTTCGTCCCGCACAAGGAT AACGAGGAGGCGTACGTGTGTATTTACTCGCACCGGACGGCGGACACGATCCTGTTCTACCACCAGGGTGGCGTGGATATTGGCGATGTGGACGCGAAGGCACTTAAACTGGAGGTACCTGTTGGCACGGATGTCACCGCTGAAAGCATCGAGAAGGTGCTGCTGACCGAGGTGGCAGCCGGCAAGAAGAAGCGCATCGCCAGCTTCGTGTACAATTTGTACAAACTGTACGTGGATCTGTACTTTACGTACCTGGAGATCAACCCGCTGGTGGTGACGGACAGTGCGATCTACATTCTGGATCTGGCGGCCAAGGTCGATGCGACGGCCGATTTCATTTGCCGTCCAAAGTGGGGCGAGATTGACTACCCGCCGCCGTTCGGTCGGGACGCGTACCCGGAGGAGGCGTACATTGCCGATCTGGACGCGAAGAGTGGTGCCTCGTTGAAGTTGACGATCCTCAACCGAAACGGGCGGATATGGACGATGGTTGCGGGTGGTGGCGCCAGTGTGATCTACTCGGACACGATCTGCGACCTGGGTGGTGCCTCCGAACTGGCCAACTACGGCGAGTACAGCGGAGCACCGTCCGAACAGCAGACGTACGAGTACGCCAAGACAATCCTGAGTCTTATGACGAGCAGTCCGAAGCACAAGGACGGCAAGGTGCTGATCACCGGTGGAGGCATTGCCAACTTCACCAACGTGGCTGCGACCTTCAGCGGTATTATCACGGCACTGCGCGAGTTCCAGCAGCGGCTGATCGAACACAACGTCTCGATCTTCGTACGTCGCGCCGGTCCCAACTACCAGGAAGGTTTGCGCAAGATGCGCGAAATCGGCAGCACTCTGG GCATCCCGCTCTACGTGTTTGGTCCGGAAACCCACATGACCGCCATCTGCGGCATGGCCCTCGGCCGCAAGGCCATCCCCAAGAGCTGCAACGTGCACTTTGCCACCGCAAACTTTTTGCTCCCCGGCGGACAACAAGCGGCGGACGCCGCCAAGAAGGCCTCCGGAGCCGGTAGCAGCAGTGACGCCGTCAACG TGGCCACGCCAACGACACCGACGGTTGCAGCTCCGGCCACGACACCCACCGCAACAACACCCACATCATCGGCCAACAACG GTGCATCGGGAGCGTCGTCGGTAAAGTATGCCCACGCCAAGGTCGGTTCCGGCGAGTACCAGCGGATGTTCAGCAAGGGCACCAAGGCGCTCGTCTGGGGCATGCAGACGCGGGCCGTCCAGTCCATGCTGGACTTCGACTTTATCTGTCG CCGCGACGAGCCATCAGTGGTCGCCATGGTGTACCCCTTCACCGGGTATCACAAGCAAAAGTTCTACTGGGGCCACAAGGAGGTGCTGATTCCGGTCTACTCCAAGATGTCGGACGCGATCAACAAGCACAAGGAGGCGGACGTGCTGGTCAACTTTGCGTCGCTCCGTTCGGCGTACGACAGCTCGGTCGAGGTGCTGGACTACCCGCAGATCCGTACGATTGCGATTATCGCGGAGGGCATTCCGGAGAATCTGACCCGCAAGCTGAACGTGGCCGCTCGATCGAAGAACGTGTCGATCATTGGTCCGGCGACGGTTGGTGGGGTGAAGCCGGGGTGCTTCAAGATCGGAAATACGGGTGGGATGTTGGACAACATTTTGCACTCGAAGCTGTACCGGCCGGGAAGTGTGGCTTATGTGTCGCGGTCGGGTGGAATGTCCAACGAGTTGAACAATATTATTTCGTTGACGACGGACGGCGTGTTTGAGGGTGTGGCCATTGGCGGGGATCGTTACCCGGGGACGACGTTTATGGATCACATTCTGCGGTACCAGGCCGATCCGGACGCGAAGATGCTGGTGCTGTTGGGTGAGGTCGGTGGCGTTGAGGAGTACGAGGTGTGCGAGGCGCTTCAGGATGGTCGTATTACGAAGCCGTTGATCGCGTGGTGCATTGGAACGTGCGCTGGGATGTTTACGTCGGAGGTTCAGTTTGGCCACGCTGGGTCGTGCGCCAACTCGGACCGCGAGACGGCTACGGCCAAGAACAAGTCGCTGGCGGCGGCCGGAGCGCACGTTCCGGACTCGTTCGACACGCTGGGAGATTTGATTGGCTCGGTTTATGGCGATTTGGTCAAGAGCGGGGTGATCGTGCCGGCCGAGGAGGTTCCGCCGCCGACGGTTCCGATGGATTACTCGTGGGCGCGCGAGCTGGGTCTGATCCGTAAGCCGGCCTCGTTCATGACGTCGATCTGTGACGAGCGTGGACAGGAGCTGCTGTACGCCGGCATGCCCATTAGTGATGTGCTGCAAAAGAACGTCGGAATTGGGGGTGTGGTGTCGCTGCTTTGGTTCCAGCGCTGCCTGCCGCCGTACGTGTGCAAGTTCTTCGAGATGTGTCTGATGGTGACTGCGGACCACGGGCCTGCGGTGTCCGGAGCTCACAACACGATCGTGTGTGCTCGCGCCGGCAAGGATCTGGTTTCGTCCGTCGTCAGCGGACTGTTGACCATC GGTGACCGCTTCGGAGGCGCGCTGGACGGTGCCGCCAAGCAGTTCTCGGAGGCGTACGACTCGAACCTGCACCCGATGGAGTTTGTCAACAGCATGAGGAAGAAG GGTCAACTGATCATGGGCATCGGGCACCGCGTCAAGTCGATCAACAACCCGGACATTCGCGTCAAGATCATCAAGGAGTTTGTGATGGAGAACTTCCCGGCCAAGCCGCTGCTCGAGTACGCGCTCGAGGTCGAGAAGATCACGACGAGCAAAAAGCCGAACCTGATCCTGAACGTGGACGGCGTGATCGCGACTAGCTTCGTCGACATGCTGCGAAACTGCGGCTCGTTCACCAG CGAGGAGGCCCAGGAGTACATCAACATTGGCGCCATCAACTCGCTGTTTGTGCTGGGCCGCAGTGTCGGCTTCATCGGCCACTACATGGACCAGAAGCGCCTGAAGCAGGGCCTGTACCGCCACCCGTGGGACGACATCTCGTACGTGCTGCCGGAGCAGTACAACTAA